Proteins encoded together in one Penaeus vannamei isolate JL-2024 chromosome 41, ASM4276789v1, whole genome shotgun sequence window:
- the LOC113811725 gene encoding larval cuticle protein A2B, which translates to MSLKIAVFACAAVVALADQAPVYAPPAPAPYGHEPVYPDVPPQYTYNYGVADGYSGVNLGHSESRDGYKTEGSYSVDLPDGRKQTVKYVDNGDGLVAEVIYEGEAQYPEHTPSYKAAPPAYPDPPAPAPYE; encoded by the exons ATGTCTCTCAAG ATCGCCGTGTTCGCCTGCGCCGCCGTCGTGGCTCTGGCCGACCAAGCTCCTGTATACGCCCCTCCTGCCCCGGCTCCTTATGGCCACGAGCCCGTTTACCCCGAT GTTCCCCCTCAGTACACctacaactacggcgtcgccgacggctactccggcgTCAACctcggccactcggagtcccgcgacggctacaagaccgagggcagctactccgtcgacctccccgacggtcgcaagcagaccgtcaagtacgtggacaacggcgacggtctcgtagctgaggtcatctacgagggcgaggctcagtaccccgagCACACCCCCTCCTACAAGGCCGCTCCCCCCGCCTACCCTGACCCCCCAGCCCCAGCGCCTTATGAATAG